Genomic window (Nitrospirota bacterium):
CGGGGCTATGCATATAGCAGCTGCGTTAGGGAAGCCTGTGGTCACCATGTGGGGATCAACAAACGCGGAGAGATGGAGACCGTGGGGTGTGAAGCATGTGCTTCTCAGAGGGAGTGACAAAAAGGCGGAGAACGTCAGCGTTGAAGATGTATTTAACGGAGTTAAGGAGTTATTGGCGCAAAGTAAAACTAATGTTTAAAAAACTCTCTTGCTTTACTTTCGACAAACTCACGGTACTCATTTAAAAACCTTTCGACACTGAAGCGTTCAGAGTTTTTTCTTATCTCATCTGGATCGAATATTTTTTCATTAGCCTCAAACATTTTAACCGCATCTATCAATGCTTCGGGAGTCTGTTCATGAAAGAAGATGCCGGTGGGATGAACTCCTTTATCTGTAAGTGGACTAACCGTCTCAACAGCGCCGCCTTTGCCATACGCTATCACAGGAGTGCCGCATGCCTGCGCCTCAACCGGGACTATGCCGAAATCCTCTTCTGCTGCAAAGACAAACGCCTTAGCCTTGCGCATGTACTCATTCAAGATATCGGACCTCTGATATCCCAACAGCTTTACATTGCCCTTTGCCTTTAACCTGACCTTTTCAAAGTCAGGCCCGTCGCCTATGACAACAAGCTCTTTGCCCATCTCGGAAAATGCCTCAACTATCAGGTCCATCTTTTTATAAGGCACCATCCTTGATGCAGTCAGGTAGAAACCTTCTCTTTCATAACCGACATGAAAAGCATCAACATCAACAGGCGGATATATGACATCCGCATCTCTGCCGTAGTTCCTCTTTATTCTATCTTTGATGTAATGAGAGTTGGCGATAAAATGATCAACGTTCTTTGCAGTTGCATAATCCCATTCTCTTATGCGTTTTAAAATCTTCTTTACCAGAGCGCCCTTTATCCCCTTATCCAGCTTGGACTC
Coding sequences:
- a CDS encoding glycosyltransferase family 4 protein, translated to MKLRTAVIHDWLVTYAGSERLLEQVLKLYPDADLFSLVDFLPEEDRVFLSGKKAQTSFIQHLPMAKNKYRNYLPLMPCAIERFDLSEYELILSSSHAVAKGVRKKPNQLHICYCHTPMRYAWDLQEQYLKESKLDKGIKGALVKKILKRIREWDYATAKNVDHFIANSHYIKDRIKRNYGRDADVIYPPVDVDAFHVGYEREGFYLTASRMVPYKKMDLIVEAFSEMGKELVVIGDGPDFEKVRLKAKGNVKLLGYQRSDILNEYMRKAKAFVFAAEEDFGIVPVEAQACGTPVIAYGKGGAVETVSPLTDKGVHPTGIFFHEQTPEALIDAVKMFEANEKIFDPDEIRKNSERFSVERFLNEYREFVESKAREFFKH